The genomic region gtgtaaaACAGTTAAATGTTTAACCATATCTTGTTAATCAGGATGTTATGTTGTGCCAGCCAtgcaattattaataaaataatttgagtcTTGTTGCTTTCATTCACATTTCACCCTATCAGCCATCATTGGTTGATAAGCTCagttgtttaatttatttgacatttcCTCTTGAAACAGCGAGTTTGAGTGAAGCTTTGTTATAGATTTCGTCACACCAATGAACTGTGAGGTTGATGTTGCTAGTCAAAGGCAGGTGGTATTAAAGGGAAATGATTCTAGACAGCATTTTATTGGGTGAGCATTTGGAATTTCCCCTCAGTGCGTCAGTTTTTGGTCCTCTGAAaaaaaagactacattttaagtGTGCTTAGCCTCTGAAAGTTAATtttgttgattattattatttagaggtCAACTGAATTCTAGATGGCCTAAAAACCAAAAGTCATAGAATTCTTATTACAGGGAGTCTTTAAGAGATTGAGCTGGAGAGCCATTGACAATTTTCATGCAAGTAATTGTCCAGATTTGACCGCAATGATCAGTGCATTGGATCGGTCAGGTTGACTTTACGTTCTTGCAAAATCCCTGTTCTTTCTCTGAAATCTCAATTCTAACCCATTCGTTTTCTTGGTCAGGTGAAATTACGGCAGATGAACTGTTAAGCCGCCTTCGGCAAGTCAAGGATGGCCCAGAGTCGCCCAGCAATGGTTCCACTGAGGAGAGAAGGGAAGGACCTGCTGGTAAGTCAACTGTTTTCCTTTTTATACAGAATCCATACCTTCTATTTGACTTTCCTTGTAATTCagccatttaaataatttcttaaataataatcTTGTCATTCTCAGCAACAGAGATGGAGGGCACTGAGGAAAACCCCAGTGGGGAGAGCCTTCTTGACTGGCTCAACACTGTACGACAGACAGGGAATACAACAAGGAGCGGATACCGGGGTAACCAATCATGGCGGGCCGTAAGCCAAACCAATCCCAACAGCGGTGATTTCCGTTTCAGCTTGGAGATCAATGTCAATCGCAACATAGCAGAGCAGCAAACGCAGACGGAAAGGCTGGAAGGGGGCCAGGAAAGACCAGATGGCCCTGTGTCTGAGCCGGAGAGTCTTATAGAGACTGCAGAGGTGGTTGAGGAACCAGTGGTGGAAGAGCTGGCGGTTATAGTAGAGCCAGAGCTCCCAGTTCCTATCACCCTGTTTCAAAACACGGAAGTAATTGCACCAAATCCACCAACTCCAGTTCCCCCAACATTGCCCCCAGTAGAGCAACCACGCAGGGGTCAAATTAGGGCTCGCAGTAGAAGCCCAGAGCAGCGACGGACAAGGGCTCGCACTGCAAGAGGTCACTCGCCGCTCAACCTCGAAAGATTGGACGGACTTCCGCCTACTCAGCACGGCCTGCCTTCTCACAGTCCTGAGATCCTTCCAGAGCCCCAGGTCGAGGGAAGCTCAAGGACTCGGCAGTTGTTTTTGTCTAGGCAGAGCACTGTGGAAACGGAAAATCAAGAATCGGAAGCAGCTCCTGAGTTACCCGGAGCACCGCAGGAGAGAGAGGCAACTGCCGGAGAGGCAGGAGCCTCAGGTCGTCGTCCTCCAACCATAATGCTGGATTTACAGGTACGCAGGGTGCGTCCTGGAGAGTACCGCCAGAGAGACAGCATCGCTAACCGAACCAGGTCTCGTTCACAGCCCTCCAACAACACTTTATTATATGAGACTGAGCGTGGGGGTTTCCGCCGGACCTTCTCCCGTTCGGAGCGGGCAGGAGTGAGAACGTACGTCAGCACTATCCGCATTCCCATTCGCAGGATCTCAGACACTGGACTCGGGGAAGCCACTTCTATGGCTCTGCAGTCTATGATTCGTCAGATCATGACTGGCTTTGGTGAACTTAGCTACTTTATGGACTCGGACTATCCAGACTCGAACCGTGAAGACAGCCCAGCTGCAGACCTCGCTGATGGACTGGGTAACCCTGATGCTTCCACCGGAGCCGCTGCAGGGGAAGCGGACCCCTACCTTCCTGAGAATGGAGGCTCTAACCAAAGTGGTTTAGTGGCACGGACAGAGGAGAGGGAAGTGGATGGTGGGGCGTCTAATGCCAGCAGTCCTCACGAGAACCGAGGCAGACAGCGGGCGCCCATTAGCTTGGATGAAACTGGATCTCTGCCCTTTCTGCGACTTGCGCACTTCTTTTTGCTCAACGAGGAAGATGATGACCAGCCCAGAGGTCTCACCAAAGAGCAGATTGACAACCTGTCCATGCGAACCTTCGGTGAGAGCGATGCTCTCAAAACCTGCAGCGTCTGCATCACGGAGTACGCCGAAGGCAACAAATTAAGAAAGCTGCCCTGCTCTCACGAATACCACGTGCACTGTATCGACCGCTGGCTTTCAGAGAACTCGACCTGCCCTATTTGCCGAAGGGCGGTTCTGGTTTCCACAAACCGCGAGAGTGTTGTCTAGCCAAAGTTGGTTTTGTGACACTTCTATATCACTTTCTCCCTTCCCTTTACATTTATTAACTACTCGTGAGAACTCGGATTGAGACCCCCCCCCATACATCCTATAAGAAACCATCAATACGTTTTATTAGATTTGCTGGTTTACCCCaatttacacatcagtgtattttGAACCATCTTTCAATGGAATAAAAGTGGTGCAAGATGGAGCCCTGATCATTTACTTTTACTGAACATCAACATTCAGCAAAATTATAGGTTGAGAGGCAATATAGAGTAGTACATACACTTTCATACTAAAAGAGAGATTGGAGTTGTACTTTTATGTGTTTCGTATCAATTATAACAAagtttgtgtttttataaaaatgaataatttgaGCATCACGAATAGCATTAAGGAACAAGAAAAGTGTAATCTGCTCATgtgcaaatacatttaaattggaaAACCCATTGAAACTGTTGCATCTAACATGATCTTGATTTCATACAGTGTTGGTATGAAAGCAGAATGTGTGATGTACCAGTTGCACCGTTACCATAAAGACTAAATACAGGAAAATAGTAGTAAATTTCACAGTAGCTCAAAGTGAATTTGTCATCCTCTATAGAATAGACTTTGATTTGGCTTCCGAAGGTTTTGAAACACATTTGGTCAGACACATTTTACAGTTACAAACACAAAAGGCTGTAAATATGCTCCATGGACGCATCAGGTTGTATTTCTGCCCGTCTTCCCAAATGACGATGATGCATCAGTTGGCTGACTCAAATCTACTTCATATATATCTTAAAAAACTTGGCTACGTATAGGCAATGTTGTGCAATGCTAATAAGGAAAATGTAAAGGACGTTTTGACATTGACTTGTATGTTGTAGTCtgtaaatattaatgtttaaaatgaagACTTAAATGGAAGTTTTTCTAACAGTTCTGTACATTTAAGAATAGCATTGTTTATCTTGCTCCGAGGAGGAAATTATTTTTCTCATTATGTAATGGTTGGTTCATATGGGAGTTAAGGTCCTTTAGTCCCATGCTAGAAAAACAAATGCAGTGTTATTTAGAAACAATAGATGAAATATCTGTCTATATTGTTTCTGTGTTGACTTGGGATGCATAATGTTCTCCACCATGAGTTAAGTCAACATTTCATGTATCATAAGCAAGCCAACCATTGTTAAAAATGCATATTCTTATGTTCAGAGGTCATGTATTATAAGAGCGAGTTACTAGATAGAATTTCTTAATTTTGTCAGCATATTTATAGCTTATATTTTGAGTCATCTTTTGACTAGCTTCCAGTTTGCTGTTTAAACTGAATAAAATGGTTTCCTCACTTGACCGTTTCTCTGTGGCCTCGCCATCACGTTTAATGCTGCTGTGGAATAAAGGAGCTTACAGTGAATCAGACTGTAATGCACAGCCTAATGCTATCACCCAGTCTAATTTAGCAATACATAATATgctgtgaaaggttttttttttttggttctgcACATTCTGGTTCAAGGTTTGTATTTACCAATAATATTGGTTTTCCACAAATGTTCAGCAGCATTCTGAATTCTTTAGGTGACAATTGCTTGTATCACACCAGTGCTTGCTGCACAAAGACTTTGCACACTTTTTGCTTTCTGCTCAGATGAGAGACAACTACTAAATATTGATCAGTCTGTTCTGGCTTCATCAAGCCATAATGTTATTtgtatattacaataataataaaaaaaacatgtacagAAACATGACTGCGATAGTGTTTTGAAAAAAACAAGtttgcatatttgcatattttttttatttttgataatgtgATTTGACTTATTTgtagcttttttgttgttgtttttttcatacgGTTTACAGTTTTTGCAAACACTAATATAAGTATGGTAAAGACTTGGTAATCATAAACCTAAGATGATTTGTGCATTGAACTAAATCATCTATTAAAAATGACTATCGAAGTATCACGATTTCAAAATGCAACTTGCACATGACTCTTATTCCATCACAATGATCTGTCAATTGACTGCTCAAAATAACTAACTGTTGTATTAATCTTAATGCATAGTTTTCTGGAAACAGATGAACAATATATATGTAGATCATGAAACTTTGAGGATGAGATCAATTGACACCAGATACCATGGAACATGAACTTACTCGACTGCATTATCTGGATGTGATATTTCATCATCAGTGTTCATCACACACAGTTTCTATGGTCCTAAATACCACTTTCCAGACCAAGTTTTCTAATCTGATATCACTTTATGTGTTCAGGCCCTTGTAATGAGAAGCTTTAGCCAAGTCCACAAGTGCTGATGAAAATATaaagtaacatatatatatatatatatatatacacatataccaaaatgtatttagacactttcaacatttctaacattatcacagtttatttgctactGTAGCGGTCCTTCATCTCGTAGAAAAGAAACAGAATTTTCGACGGGTGCCCTCGATTTATTTTAAGATGCAATAAACTTCATTGCTGAAGTGATCGTGGTCTCAATTCTTTGTTGCAAATGTTCTCCATGCATCATAACACGGTGTTTACACATTAACTTCATAGCACCATTACAATTGTATCACAGCATGGTGGCACCGTAAaactacaaagaaaacaaaaaacaatacataaatatcaaagcaaaataaactcaaaaacaaacattcaCTAAACATTTAACATTGTTCAAATGAAACAACAAATGATACTAAAGAAATACATAGAAAACAAACTAACATACCTCGCTATGCTTGCCAAAGGGATACTAAAGCTTAAACTATTTTTCTCAAGCTTGTTAGCTCAAGAACAAACGTGAAAATACTCCTGCTTTGTTTCCTCTCCCTTATATACAATAAGGGTATTTCGCCATCTAGTGGTGACGCCAAGCAAAACAAATTAAAGGGGAAGGCCATTACACTCCCACCAATCATGTTATGATAAacacaaaaccaaaaacaaacccATACAAATATCATACATGATTTCAACCTTCAGTGACCCTTTTCCAACataacacacaacaaaaaaaaaacattttaacctgGTGTTTAACCCAATTGTCTAATGCACGAGTCCCCATCAATGAAACATTCGCTTTCAAGTAGAACCACTAATTTTTGAATTGGTCGCTCAATGATTGAAGGTTTAGGGTGATGCCCTAACTTAGTCTTTAGTTTTCGTTCTCCTGTTTGAACTTTAACTCGGACTAAGCCATCGTTCCCTTGAATTGCTTCAACTACTCTACCTAACTGCCACTGGTTCCTTGGCAGCATGTCCTCTTTGATGATGACTATGCCATTAATCTCAAGATTACGTCGAGGTACGTGCCACTTCTGTCATGTGGAAATATTTAGGAGATACTCCCTTTTCCAATGACTCCAGAATCAATTAAGTACTGGACTCTGCGCCACCTTTTTGTAGCATACATGTCTTCCTTCAGAAAAGTTCCCAGGAGGAGGAAGAACGGTCTTAGACTTCATTAGGATAAGATGGTTTGGTGTTATGGGTTCCTATGGGGTCATTTATTCCATCTATAGTTAATGGTTGACTGTTAACGATAACCATCGCTTCGTAAAACAACATTCTAAGAGAAGAGTCATCAAGTCTGCCGGAGCACTGAGAAAGCGTAGCATTTAGCACATTTCGCACAGTCGTGATTTGACGTTCCCAGACACCACCAGAGTGACTAGCTGAAGCAGCATTAAAAACAAACTCACACTGATTTTCCACAAGAAACGCCTCCAGTGTCTTTGCGTCACATTCTTTAAGAGCTTCTCGAAGTTCATTTCTAGCTCCCACAAAATTTGTACCAAAATCACAATAAAGTTGACGAACAGCTCCACAGAGGCTTAGGAAACATCTTAGAGCATTAATGAACATATCTGTTGACAAATCTTCCAACATCTCGATATGGACAGCTCGAGAAGAAAGGCAAGTAAAGAGAAGACCATATCTTTTATACTCCTTTCGACCCTTCTTTATGATAAACGGGCCAAAACACTCCATACCAGTGTAACAGAAAGGGGCAGAGACTTCAATCCGTTCTTTAGGAAGCTCAGCCATTTGCTCTACTGGCCGTCTTAGCTTCCTACATTGTACACATTTGTAAATCAATTTAGATACTGATCTACTGCCACCGATAACCCAAAACCCATTTGCTCTGAGTTCCATGAGTGTTTGATACCTCCCTTGATGACGAATTTTGGCATGGTAATGTGTCAAAATGAGTTTGGTGATGTGGCTGTCTTTTGGCAAGATCACTGGATGCTTGAACTCTTCACTAAGAGACGACTGTTTCAATCTTCCTCCAACTCGAAATAGACCACTTTTCAAAATAGGATCGGGATGAAAAAGTACACTTGATTTCTGAAGAACCTTCCCTCCTTGAATTGCTCTTATCTCTTGGGGAAAAGCCTGTTGTTGAACGAGCTTGATAACAACCTCAGATGCCTTTTCTTGTTCTTCCACAGTCACAATGTTGTTAAGATATTTCTGACTTGAGGCCAGCCTTTTTATTCTAGCAGTCACATTAATGAGAGTTCTCCAGGAAGAAAGGGGATTAAATCGTTCAAGAAAGTCAGAACTAACACCACCCTTCGTCACTAATGCTTGAACTAGTCTGACTTCAGGATCTCCCTCGAGTAGATTATTTGAGAAATTAGGAGGTGGACACACTTCTTGTTCCCATACAAATTTGGGTGCTGACATCCAATTTGTTGAAGATATGTCTGAGACAAGAAGACCTCTCGAAACATGATCAGCTGGATTTTCAGATGTATTGACATAATACCACTGATGTGTACTTGTAATTTCCCGGATTAGCTGCACACGATTTGCAATGAACACATGAAACCTTCTGGCTTCATTGTTGACATATGCTAGAAGAACCTGCGAATCGGTCCAAAAGAACTCTTGATCAATCTTCAGTTCCAGTTCAGCCTTTAACATAACACTCATTCTGGCTGAAACTACAGTAGCAGACAATTCCAGTCTCGGAATGCTTTTGATCTTTGTGGGTGCAACTCGAGCTTTGGCCATTACGAGACTACAGTGTACTTCGTCTTTGTCATTCTTGAACCTAAGATAGGAACATGCACCATACCCCAGGTTACTTGCATCAGAGAAATGGTGCAGTTCTGTCCAGACAATTTTACTAAAGGATGGTGGAAGATAGCATCTTTGAATGGTGAAATCTTTCAAGTCCTGAAAACTACTTTTCCACTCCTCCCACCGTAGTAATAAGTCATCAGGAAGAGGATCGTCCCATCCAATATTTCTACGGCACAACTTCTGTAAAATGCATTTCCTTTCAACAGGAAAGGAGCAACAAACCCAATAGGGTCGAACAAGGAAGCAACAATTGACAAAATACCTTGACGTGTTCCAGGCTGGTCTTTCAGTTTGatgtcaaaactgaaagtgtcatCTTTCGTAGACCACTGAATGCCAAGAACGTATCCGGTTATTTCAGGAGTCAGGTTAAGAGGTTTAGAGGTTATTGCCCACTCTGTGGAATTCACACTCTGAAGAACTTCATTCTCATTTGAATTAAACTTATGGAGGCGTAACCCTCCATGCTTACACAGAGTTTGAGTTTTGACAATCAATTCCTTCGCTTCCTCTATCAATGGAACAGAAGTCAAGCCGTCATCAACATAAAAGTTTTTCTTCACGAATGACGAAGCTGTGGGAAACTCCGACTTATACTGCTCTGCAAGGTATTTAAGGCCAAAGTTGGCACATCCAGGAAATGAAGCGGCGCCGAAAAGGTGTACAGTCATTCTATATTCTTTGGGTTCTCTTTCCAAATCTCCATTTTCCCACCATAAGAATCTCAAATAGTTTCTATTATCGGGAGGAACATGAAATTGATGGAACATCTTTTCGATATCACATGTCACGGCAACAGCTTCCTTCCTGAACCGGCAAAGTACTCCCACCAGAGAATTTATCAAATCTGGACCAGTGAGAAGAGTGTCATTAAGAGAAATACCACAAAATTTTGCAGAGCAATCAAATACCACCCTCAACTTCTCTGGCTTGTGAGGGTGGTAAACACCATGATGGGGTATATACCACACTGTTCCTTCAACAGATGTAACAGGAGCTATCTCTGCATCTCCCTTGCGGAACATTTCTTCCATGAAGGCCTTATAATGATCACAATACTGTTGATTTGACTTCAGCTTCTTCTTCAAGTGCTGCAAACGTACCATAGCAAGCCTCTTGTTATTAGGTAGTGAAGGAGGactgatgctcttgaaaggaagGGGCAGTTGAAAATGTCCATCTTCTTTATGTTTGATGTTGTCACTAAGACGACGTATAAAACGGACGTCTTCCTGGGACACATATTTATCCTCATAACCCTTCTCATTGAAGTCTGACTCGAATACCTTTAAAACATCATTAGCTGGTGGAACTGACAATTCTTTCACTGAAACTCGATGAATGAAACTTTGACTTCCTTGTCTGTCCAGGTGGGGATTACAAAGGCCAATGATACTCCAACCCAACTCTGTTTTCTGCGCAAAAGGCTCATTTTCAGTGCCAATAATGACCTCTAAAGGAGCTAATGCTAAAGGACAATCATATCCAATTAACAATCCTATATCACAGCTCTGGAGTGGTGGTAACTCATTGGCAATGTGCTTGAGGCGAGTCCATTGCAACGCAGTCTTTCTCGTTGGAATATAAGCTTTATCCACGGGAATAAAGTCACAAGTATAGGCTTGCTGTACTTTAATACATTTACCACCTTGGAGTCCTCGAATTGTAAGCCACTAACCTTGTTACTTGGGGTGACTGTATCTGTGGTCGTCATTGTACTAAGTCTCAGCTTCACTGCTTGACTGCTTACTTGGAGCTCATCTAgaaaatctttcaaaataaaagtcgaaTCACTCTGTGTGTCAAGTAAAGCGTATGTGAGAATCTCATTTTGTGGCTTATCCACGGTTGAAATAAAAACAggaatgtcaatgtcacctttatttatatagcgctttaaacaaaattcattgcgtcaaagcaactgaacaacattaggaaaacagtgtcaataatgcaaaaatgatagttaaaggcagttcatcattggattcagttatgtcatctctgttcagttaaatagtgtctgtgcatttatttgcaatcaagtcaacgatatcgctgtagatgaagtgaccccaactaagcaagccagagcgaacagcggcaaggaaccaaaactccatcggtgacagaatggagaaaaaaaccttgggagaaaccaggctcagttggggggccagttctcctctgaccagacgaaaccagtagttcaattccagactgcagcaaagtcagattgtgcagaagaatcatctgtttcctgtggtcttgtcctggtgctcctctgagacaaggtctttacaggggatctgtatctggggctctagttgtcctggtctccgctgtctttcagggcagtagaggtcctttctaggtgctgatccaccatctggtctggatacgtactggatccgggtgactgcagtgaccctctgatctggacacagactggatctggtggccacggtgacctcggaacaagagagaaacagacaaatattagcgtagatgccattcttctaatgatgtagcaagtacataggttgttatgggaagtgtttccggttccggtttacctaattaatgcagcctaaaaatcctttaacggatttggataataaaagcatattagtatgttatgtgtatgccaggttaaagagatgggtctttaatttagatttaaactgcaagagtgtgtctgcctcccgaacaatgttaggtaggttattccagagtttgggcgccaaataggaaaaggatctgccgcctgcagttgattttgatattctaggtattatcaaattgcctgagttttgagaacgtagcggacgtagaggattataatgtaaaaggagctcattcaaatactgaggtgctaaaccattcagggctttataagtaataagcaatattttaaaatcttgcttattaggAACAATGCTAGAGTTGGCAGAAGCACGTTGTGTTACTGTATGAAACATAACCTTTTGAACTTCTTGATTAATTTGCACTTCCGTAGGAGTGAACCCCATTCTTGATACATTCACAGGCCCTTTGATTTTATCTTCATGCAAGCAAGTTGGATGGCGAAAGCTACATGTGCCACAAATATGCCGTCTTTTGCAGTCTTTGGAAATATGCCCCTTTCTCAGACATCCAAAACAGATATGATTCTCACGAATAAAAGACCTTTTGTCATCCATGGGCTTTTCTGCAAAAATAGGACATTTAGAGATACTATGCGTTTCACTCCTACAGACAGAACATGGTGATATCATCTTGAATTCTGTTCTTGTTGAATCTTTAACTTGAGCTTTTGTGTTGAAAGCTCTGAATCTTTTAGGAAATTTCTCATCTAAAACTTTAAAACTCAGTAGAAGTGGAGAAGTGAATGGATTGCAAGCTATTTTGGACTCCTTCTGCAAAAACTCTGCAAATCGTTTAAAACTTGGATAATCACCAGTCATGTCTAACTCTTCAACCACAATTTTGCTCCATTTATGTACAATCCACTCAGGTAATTTCTTGAGTAATTTATGGTTTTCCTCACAGTCATTCAAAATATCCAAACCTTTGACATGCGGAATAGCTTCAACACAGCCTTGTAGAAAGTCAGTGAATTCTCGTAAGGAAAGTGGGTCATTTACTCCCACCTTAGGCCAtctcataagtttttttttcgaAAGGCTCTCTGAACAATGAACGGGTTTCCATACCGCTCTTCAAGGACCTTCCAGGTGCCCTGGTATGCATCGTGAGAATTTCTATAGATGAAACCTTCCACAGCCTTTCGAGCTTCTCCAGCAAGATAGGTTTTCAAGTAAAACATCTTCTCACTTGCAGGAATTGATTTACAAATCAATAAGTGCTGTGAAGGACATTTTCCAATCAATGAACTTCAAAAAATCACCAGTGAAAGTCGTTGGCTCTGGGAAGGTAATCGATTTATGCTTCAAGAGTTCGCTAACACTTGAGCCAAGTTCTCGGTCTCTTGAGTTGTCTTTACCTCTTAAAATACTTGAGGATGGAATGAATCTACCGGAGGATTCAGCTGGGGTTGGGTTCCAGCCGCTCTCCTTCCAGACCACGTTGCATTACCtctcccctcctcctcctcctcttcaagATTACTCTCATGATTGTTGTAGGCATTCACTCGAGCTGCGGCTACCTTGGCTCCTTTATCTGCTTGTAGCATCTGCAGCTTAGTCCTTTCTTCTTCCAGTCTTAGACGCATCTCTGATTCTTTCTGTTTCACCTCTGCTAGCATTCTTGCTTCATTCAGCTTCCAGTCATTCTCCATCTCAAGTAATCTGGCCTGCTGATTGTGAATTTCTTGCATAGCCTTCACTTGTTCTATTTTGGCTGCGAGTTCAGCTTCTGCGTCGGCTCGTTTACTGGAAGCTCTGGAAGAGGTCTCCGATGTTGTTAGGCT from Carassius carassius chromosome 29, fCarCar2.1, whole genome shotgun sequence harbors:
- the rlim gene encoding E3 ubiquitin-protein ligase RLIM is translated as MEAQDNADQSETQRRRQLDRLDREEAFYQFVNNLSEEDYRLMRDNNLLGTPGEITADELLSRLRQVKDGPESPSNGSTEERREGPAATEMEGTEENPSGESLLDWLNTVRQTGNTTRSGYRGNQSWRAVSQTNPNSGDFRFSLEINVNRNIAEQQTQTERLEGGQERPDGPVSEPESLIETAEVVEEPVVEELAVIVEPELPVPITLFQNTEVIAPNPPTPVPPTLPPVEQPRRGQIRARSRSPEQRRTRARTARGHSPLNLERLDGLPPTQHGLPSHSPEILPEPQVEGSSRTRQLFLSRQSTVETENQESEAAPELPGAPQEREATAGEAGASGRRPPTIMLDLQVRRVRPGEYRQRDSIANRTRSRSQPSNNTLLYETERGGFRRTFSRSERAGVRTYVSTIRIPIRRISDTGLGEATSMALQSMIRQIMTGFGELSYFMDSDYPDSNREDSPAADLADGLGNPDASTGAAAGEADPYLPENGGSNQSGLVARTEEREVDGGASNASSPHENRGRQRAPISLDETGSLPFLRLAHFFLLNEEDDDQPRGLTKEQIDNLSMRTFGESDALKTCSVCITEYAEGNKLRKLPCSHEYHVHCIDRWLSENSTCPICRRAVLVSTNRESVV